From the genome of Labrus mixtus chromosome 17, fLabMix1.1, whole genome shotgun sequence:
AATCCAGTCTCAGGatatgtttcttctctttcagcagATAGAGGTCTGCAGGAGGTTACAGATGAACTTAAGATCAGTCTGAGGAAGAGATGTGaacatgtgactgaaggaagtgatgaaacaggaagtagaaccctCCTCAACAGGATCTACACtgagctctacatcacagagggacagagtgaAGAGGTGAACACCCAACATGAGGTGAGACAGCTTGAGACAGACTCTAAAAAGAAGACCCTCCATGAGACTCCAATCAAGTGTCAGGACATCTTTAAAGTCTTACCCAACCAACAgaaccaaaagacagaagctcaacccgaccaacagaaccaaaagacagaagctcaacccgaccaacagaaccaaaagacagacgctcaacccgaccaacagaaacaaaagacagacgctcaacccgaccaacagaaccaaaagacagaagctcaacccgaccaacagaaacaaaagacagacgCTCAACCTGACCAACAGAACCCCATCAGAGTGGTTCTGACAAATCGCTGGTGTTGGAAAAACCTTCTCAGTGCAGAAGTTCACTCTGGagtcttctgctggatcactgccACTGTTCTGGAGCACATGAtgagcacagagcagagaggagagctgcccaagaccctgactgaCATGTTCTCACACTTCCTGCTGgttcagacaaagaggaagaagaacaagtATGGTGAGGGACGTGAGACAAGTCCACATGAGCTGATGGAGGCCGACGGGGAAGTTCTTCTGAAGCTGGGGTGGCTGGCGTTTGAACATCTGGAGGATGGAAACATCATGTTCTATAAAGAAGACCTGGTGCAGTGTGGTCTTAATGTCACAGAGGCCCCTGTGTACTCAGGAGTTTGTACAGAGATCTTCAAAACAGAGTGTGTGATCTTCCAGAAAACAATCTACTGCTTTGTTCATCTGAGTGTTCAGGAGTTCCTGGCTGCAGTCTACATGTTCCACTgtttgacaaacaggaagagagaggctTTCCTTAAAGACAGCAACATCATTTTTCAAACTCCTGAAAGTGATGACTTATCCCTGGATGTCTTCCTGAGGAGTACCATGGAGAAATCCCTGAAAAGTGAAAACGGTCACCTGGACCTGTTTGTTCGCTTCCTTCATGGCCTCTCTCTGGAGACCAACCAGAGACTCTTAGGAGGCCTGCTGGGTCGGAGAGACAACAGTCCAGAAATGATCCCGAGAGTCATCAACAACCTGAAGAAGATGAACAGTGATGATATCTCTCCTGACAGAAGCATCAACATCTTCCACTGTCTGACGGAGATGAACGACCTCTCAGTACATCAGGTGATCCAAGAGTTCCTGAAGTCAGAGAACAGATTCGAGAGACTCTCTGATATCCACTGCTCTGCTCTGGCCTACATACTGCAGATGTCAGTGGAGGTTCTGGATGAGCTGAACCTGAGGAAGTATATCACATCAGAGCAGGGACGACTGAGACTGATTCCAGCTGTGAGTAACTGCAGAAAGGCAAAGTAAGTCCAGATATGATTaaatatgagtaaaaataaGCCGTTTAGTTCTTCAAATATATACTATACAATATCTAGGTTTTTGAAAACAGTGTTTATCTTCAGTCACTTGTATTTTGTTATaagttttcttgagctgctttAAATGCTGAGTGAAAATATGTCTTTTTGTAGATCTAGTGTTTACCAACTTCAAGGTCACAGGTCATTTGTTTCATAATAATCCCtacatttactgtttttttttaaaaatattattagTGTCAGTAATAACAATAGTGATTATTGTTACAATAAATGTTATTACCATTACAACTAGGGCTGTCGTGGTAACCGCATAAATGAATAATCGCGGTAAAACAAGATTTCAGCGGTGACCGCACGTTGAGTCACTTCACCACACATAATGCAATGTGTCAAATCTAgcaaaaaagtgtgaaatgaGGAAACATCTCATTTTAGCTCTCACCTCGCAAATATGCCTAGtatcaataaatcaatttttatttgtatagcaccagttcataacaagtgtcatctcaagacgctttacaaaaacagcaggTCAAAGACTTTACTCTTATttcaatattacaaaagagcaggtaaaaagactttacttttagagagagggagagagagagagataagagagagagagagggagagaaagaaagaaagagagagggagagagagagagaaagagagagggaaagagaaagagagagggagagagagagggagagaaagaaagagaaagggagagagaaagagagagagagggaaagagaaagagagagggagagagagagagggagagaaagaaagagaaagggagagagaaagagagagagagagggagagaaagaaagagagagggagagagaaagagagagagggagagagagagggagagagggagagagagggagagaaagaaagagagagggagagagaaacggagagagagagagagagagagagaggagagagagaggagctcaaggcaCCAGTTCCCCtcgtagtctaagcctatagcagcataactaagagctggtctacaccagcagcagccctaactataagatttatcaaaaaggaaagttttaagtaatttattcaaacttattttattgttttcttaattAACAACAACGCAGTGACAATCAGCGACAGAGACAAACGTTCACGCCACAGAGCTGTGTGCATGCCATCAGCGGAGCGTGTCcgacactacacacacacacacacacacatacacacacacacacacacacacacacacacacacacacacacatacacacacacacacacacacacacacacacacacacacacacacacacacatacacacacacacacacacacacatacacacacacacacacacacacacacacacacacacacacacacacacatacacacacacacacacatacacacacacacacacacacacatacacacacacacacacacacacacacacacacacacacacacacacacacacacatacacacacacacacacacagctgaaataCAGCACCGTCATGGAAGCAACAGTTATAATCATGACAGCTGGTTTTCAAACCTGTACAGTACGATTTGGCTACAGGATACataactttctctctccctctctctccctctttctctctctctctccctctctctctttctccctctctctctctctaactctctctctccctctctctcgctctccctctttctctctcgctctctctctccctctctctttctctctttctctctccctctctctctccctctctctttctctctctctctccctctctctttctctctctctccctctatctctccctctctcgctctccctctttctctctccctctctttctcgctctctctctccctctctttctctctctctccccctctttctctctctctctccctctctctttctctccctctctctctctctctctccctctttctctccatctttctctctctctctcgtataTGTTCTGTAGTCAATCTTACTGTACAGATTTGTATAGAATGAACtgtcatggtgtttttttcGTAGTCAAAAGTCTTAAGAGGAGGTGATTCTGGTCATACCTGTTGCTGCTATGACAGTGCTTCACTTCAGCACCAGacgctgtctgtctgcagcgcTGCTCTGTTCCACTTACTATCACAGCGTTATtaagaaaatgatcaaataagTAAAAGTCACCGTCTAAAT
Proteins encoded in this window:
- the LOC132992632 gene encoding NLR family CARD domain-containing protein 3-like; this encodes MVLLQPSVMNQDPQIHNRGLQEVTDELKISLRKRCEHVTEGSDETGSRTLLNRIYTELYITEGQSEEVNTQHEVRQLETDSKKKTLHETPIKCQDIFKVLPNQQNQKTEAQPDQQNQKTEAQPDQQNQKTDAQPDQQKQKTDAQPDQQNQKTEAQPDQQKQKTDAQPDQQNPIRVVLTNRWCWKNLLSAEVHSGVFCWITATVLEHMMSTEQRGELPKTLTDMFSHFLLVQTKRKKNKYGEGRETSPHELMEADGEVLLKLGWLAFEHLEDGNIMFYKEDLVQCGLNVTEAPVYSGVCTEIFKTECVIFQKTIYCFVHLSVQEFLAAVYMFHCLTNRKREAFLKDSNIIFQTPESDDLSLDVFLRSTMEKSLKSENGHLDLFVRFLHGLSLETNQRLLGGLLGRRDNSPEMIPRVINNLKKMNSDDISPDRSINIFHCLTEMNDLSVHQVIQEFLKSENRFERLSDIHCSALAYILQMSVEVLDELNLRKYITSEQGRLRLIPAVSNCRKAK